The Triticum aestivum cultivar Chinese Spring chromosome 3A, IWGSC CS RefSeq v2.1, whole genome shotgun sequence genome includes a region encoding these proteins:
- the LOC123058543 gene encoding F-box/FBD/LRR-repeat protein At1g13570, with amino-acid sequence MAAAVGDDLLLDRLSDLPDIILVTILSRLDMDEAARCSILSSRWRRLFPSTLLDFKAGSIRRDRAVEAVTSILAAHPTEPVRSFSTYRLSFRRQDEDAVDGWLRDLANRGIEKLVLYFNEKRQQKVPESLFACASLKRLKVINGTFPDATEAAASLAVLAKIDLSDVKISEDSLNSLLSNCRALERLKITSISKCDRLHIRSRSLKVLNTSGDFKELFIDDAPDLEQVLGYYLNSRSVIIKIAHAPKLEFLGYIGMNNDIEFGNTKFTKFREKDIHAETIMPSLKTLAVDLMHTPDGHINEHYINWVMQLLKVFPCLETIYIKSDSWSEARDGSPGSWDVLSSVPCMDNHLEKVVFEVYRGQEWQRDMAKFLHGRSRFLKTVEFHCMDDTSREDYGRAPTEEWVRKQQELLCLDSRAARDARFLFFKSQLVVNHHEFSHNESYQRGYYRDMYNL; translated from the exons ATGGCGGCCGCCGTCGGGGACGACCTCCTCCTCGACCGcctcagcgatctcccggacatcATCCTGGTGACCATCCTCTCCCGCCTCGACATGGACGAAGCGGCGAGGTGTTCAATCCTCAGCTCTCGCTGGCGCCGCCTCTTCCCATCCACCCTCCTCGATTTCAAGGCCGGCAGTATTCGCCGCGACAGGGCCGTCGAGGCCGTCACCTCCATCCTCGCCGCCCACCCCACCGAGCCCGTGCGCTCATTCAGCACGTACAGGCTCTCCTTCCGCCGCCAGGACGAGGACGCCGTCGACGGCTGGCTCCGGGATCTGGCCAACCGCGGCATCGAAAAACTCGTCCTCTACTTCAACGAGAAGCGGCAGCAGAAGGTCCCGGAATCCCTCTTCGCCTGCGCATCCCTGAAGCGCCTCAAGGTGATTAACGGCACCTTCCCTGACGCCACCGAGGCCGCCGCATCCCTCGCCGTCCTCGCCAAGATCGACCTGTCCGACGTCAAGATCTCCGAGGACTCGCTGAACTCCCTGCTCTCGAACTGCAGGGCGCTGGAGCGCCTGAAGATCACTTCCATCAGCAAGTGCGACCGCCTCCATATTCGGTCTCGGAGCCTCAAGGTCCTGAACACCAGTGGCGACTTCAAGGAGCTCTTCATTGACGACGCTCCCGACCTGGAGCAGGTGCTCGGCTACTACCTGAACAGCAGATCGGTCATAATCAAGATCGCGCACGCTCCAAAGCTGGAGTTCTTAGGCTACATCGGCATGAACAACGATATTGAGTTTGGAAACACCAAGTTCACCAAGTTCAGG GAAAAGGACATTCATGCTGAGACCATTATGCCAAGCCTCAAGACTCTAGCCGTCGACCTGATGCACACGCCGGACGGGCACATCAACGAACATTACATCAACTGGGTTATGCAGCTGCTCAAGGTGTTCCCTTGCTTGGAGACGATCTACATCAAG TCGGACTCTTGGTCCGAGGCTCGTGACGGCTCCCCGGGGTCGTGGGACGTCCTGTCATCCGTTCCTTGCATGGACAACCACCTCGAGAAGGTGGTGTTCGAAGTTTACCGAGGGCAGGAGTGGCAGAGGGACATGGCCAAGTTCCTTCATGGCAGGAGCAGGTTCCTCAAGACCGTGGAGTTCCACTGCATGGACGATACTTCAAGAGAGGATTATGGCAGGGCTCCTACTGAAGAATGGGTGAGGAAGCAGCAGGAGCTCTTGTGCCTCGACAGCCGGGCCGCGAGAGATGCTCGTTTCCTCTTCTTCAAGAGTCAGCTGGTGGTCAACCATCATGAGTTCAGCCATAACGAATCGTACCAGAGGGGTTATTATCGTGACATGTATAACCTTTAA